A part of Deltaproteobacteria bacterium genomic DNA contains:
- a CDS encoding XTP/dITP diphosphatase encodes MKLVIATRNRGKAAEIAGLLEGTGVEVVTLNEYPSLVLPPETGDSFRENALIKARFVAEATGLPALSDDSGLEVDALSGAPGVFSARYAGEGATDADNYVKLLAALEGVPEGKRTARFRCAAAFVEPGKGEEVFEGEFEGEISTEPRGSGGFGYDPVFVVPGRGLTVAELPPGEKDRISHRAKALRAFRDFLAWKHGGG; translated from the coding sequence TTGAAGCTGGTCATCGCCACCAGGAACAGGGGCAAGGCGGCGGAGATAGCCGGCCTGCTTGAAGGAACCGGTGTCGAGGTCGTCACCCTCAACGAGTACCCTTCGCTTGTCCTTCCGCCCGAGACGGGCGATAGCTTCAGGGAGAACGCGCTCATAAAGGCCCGCTTCGTTGCGGAGGCTACAGGCCTTCCCGCGCTTTCCGATGATTCAGGGCTTGAGGTGGACGCGCTCTCCGGCGCGCCCGGTGTTTTTTCCGCCAGATACGCTGGCGAGGGCGCAACCGATGCAGACAATTACGTGAAGCTCTTGGCTGCGCTCGAAGGCGTGCCCGAAGGGAAAAGGACCGCGCGCTTCAGGTGCGCTGCCGCATTCGTCGAGCCAGGCAAAGGCGAGGAGGTCTTCGAGGGCGAGTTCGAGGGTGAGATATCAACTGAACCCAGGGGGAGCGGCGGTTTCGGCTACGACCCCGTTTTCGTCGTGCCGGGAAGGGGGCTCACTGTGGCTGAGCTCCCGCCCGGGGAAAAGGACAGGATAAGCCACAGGGCGAAGGCGCTCAGGGCGTTCAGGGACTTTTTGGCCTGGAAGCATGGAGGAGGATAA